A section of the Oreochromis niloticus isolate F11D_XX linkage group LG9, O_niloticus_UMD_NMBU, whole genome shotgun sequence genome encodes:
- the LOC109203477 gene encoding leukocyte elastase inhibitor-like, with translation MCNTNKIKDLLSQDAVDSLTKLVVVNAIYFKGSWNTQFKEEMTADAQFRLNKNDTKPVKMMHQKSKFPFATIPEANCKSLEMPYKGNDLSMLIFLPNDIEDDTTGLEKLEKELTYQNFADWTRPDMMSPNEVDAKLPRFKMEEKYDLEKILTKMGMENAFDIYKSDFSGMSPANELIVSKVVHKAFVDVNEEGTEAAAATGVAMEVRSITIPVEFVADHPFIFFIRHKPTKSILFVGRYCSPE, from the exons ATGTGTAATACAA ATAAAATCAAGGACTTGCTAAGCCAGGATGCAGTGGATAGCCTGACGAAGCTGGTTGTCGTGAATGCCATTTACTTCAAGGGCAGCTGGAACACGCAGTTTAAGGAGGAGATGACTGCTGATGCGCAGTTTCGACTGAACAAG AACGACACTAAGCCGGTGAAGATGATGCACCAGAAAAGTAAATTTCCTTTTGCGACCATTCCTGAGGCCAACTGCAAG AGTCTAGAGATGCCCTATAAAGGAAATGACCTCAGCATGCTCATATTCCTGCCTAATGACATAGAAGATGATACCACAGGCTTGGAAAAG CTGGAGAAGGAGCTGACCTATCAGAATTTTGCGGACTGGACTCGCCCAGACATGATGAGCCCCAACGAGGTTGATGCCAAGCTCCCTCGATTCAAGATGGAGGAGAAGTATGACTTGGAGAAAATCCTGACCAAAATGGGAATGGAGAACGCTTTTGATATCTACAAGAGTGACTTCTCTG GAATGTCTCCAGCAAATGAGCTGATAGTGTCCAAAGTTGTCCACAAGGCTTTCGTGGATGTAAATGAAGAAGGAActgaggctgctgctgccactggGGTTGCCATGGAAGTCCGCTCTATAACGATTCCCGTTGAGTTTGTTGCCGACCATCCCTTCATCTTCTTCATCCGACATAAACCCACCAAGAGCATTCTCTTTGTGGGCCGGTACTGCTCACCCGAGTAA
- the LOC109194146 gene encoding transcription factor 7-like 2 isoform X1 gives MSSDPNSTKMDNREDLEHNVPCTFDNVMFGQTPNPPPPPLLPTGTPVLPWPAAETGWFVNNTFPGSCLPASQQQGPLTVAPTIMRPAYMYREPGTDNQGQLRQPETNVLTIPDNVLQNLRPVGVLNGVPMYDYATPAPPPNTSAPKKRKCRAQQDEDRPYVKKPPNAFMLYLKEQRPKVTAELNIPGSAAVNAVVGQRWKSLSNDQKARYFDQAETERRNHAKEHPAWSTKENYGKKRKRIRLRKGERRFLESACVHEEEEAQQANHLRMRPTESQPSSSSHSFLTEPHELPQTKPDDSSLPRQQPVCVQLPNTQASPYTPLSQENQVSPASHMNFPEDTSLDSPVAPLQFQTQEAFVTDREEELLSMLEALDPLPITAQSQQPSPTPASPVDASQTASVQPQVDLFQDRDEPICFAEIQEDMWSVLDYLPVSQQANVLSSPDSHNYSTPKRNLICPADSPPSRLASSPVAFTELQSTPPIFCELMKNYDFTIDYWADSN, from the exons ATGAGTTCAGACCCAAACAGCACGAAAATGGACAACAGGGAAGATCTGGAACATAACGTGCCTTGCACTTTTGACAATGTAATGTTTGGGCAAACACCCaaccctccacctcctcctcttttgCCCACTGGAACACCTGTCCTGCCTTGGCCAGCAGCAGAGACTGGGTGGTTTGTTAACAACACCTTCCCGGGATCTTGTCTTCCTGCATCTCAGCAGCAAGGTCCACTCACAGTTGCTCCCACCATTATGAGGCCAGCTTACATGTACAGAGAGCCAGGGACAGATAACCAGGGACAGCTGAGACAACCAGAG ACTAATGTGCTCACAATTCCCGATAACGTGCTCCAGAACCTGCGTCCTGTTGGAGTACT GAACGGTGTACCGATGTATGATTATGCCACTCCTGCTCCTCCACCTAACACCTCCGCTCCAAA AAAAAGAAAGTGCCGAGCCCAGCAGGATGAAGATCGGCCATACGTCAAGAAGCCGCCAAATGCCTTCATGCTCTATCTCAAAGAGCAGAGGCCAAAGGTCACTGCTGAACTCAATATCCCTGGAAGTGCAGCCGTAAATGCAGTGGTGGGACAGAGG TGGAAGTCGCTTTCAAACGACCAGAAAGCCAGATATTTCGACCAGGCTGAAACAGAAAGACGGAATCATGCCAAAGAGCATCCAGCCTGGTCGACCAAAGAAAACTAT ggcaaaaagaggaagagaatcCGACTTAGAAAAGGTGAAAGAAGATTTCTTG AATCTGCATGTGtacatgaagaagaagaagctcaaCAAGCTAACCACTTGCGTATGAGGCCAACTGAGTCACAgccatcttcttcttctcattcATTTCTGACAGAGCCACATGAGCTGCCACAGACAAAGCCAGATGATAGCAGCCTGCCTCGCCAGCAGCCAGTGTGTGTGCAACTGCCAAACACACAGGCATCACCCTATACACCTCTCTCTCAAGAAAATCAGGTCTCCCCTGCCTCTCACATGAATTTCCCTGAGGACACCTCATTGGACTCCCCTGTTGCACCCCTTCAGTTCCAGACACAGGAGGCCTTTGtcacagacagagaggaagaacTGCTGTCAATGCTGGAAGCGCTTGACCCCCTCCCCATCACTGCACAGTCTCAACAGCCCTCACCCACGCCTGCTTCTCCTGTAGATGCCTCTCAAACTGCATCAGTTCAACCCCAAGTTGATTTATTTCAAGACAGAGATGAGCCCATCTGTTTTGCTGAAATTCAAGAAGACATGTGGTCAGTGCTTGACTACCTCCCCGTCTCTCAGCAGGCTAATGTGCTCTCCTCTCCTGATTCACACAACTACTCGACTCCTAAACGAAATCTCATCTGTCCTGCTGATTCCCCTCCATCCAGATTGGCGTCCTCCCCTGTTGCATTCACTGAATTGCAGTCAACACCCCCCATCTTTTGCGAACTTATGAAAAACTATGATTTCACTATAGACTATTGGGCTGATTCCAACTGA
- the LOC109194146 gene encoding transcription factor 7-like 1 isoform X2, with the protein MSSDPNSTKMDNREDLEHNVPCTFDNVMFGQTPNPPPPPLLPTGTPVLPWPAAETGWFVNNTFPGSCLPASQQQGPLTVAPTIMRPAYMYREPGTDNQGQLRQPETNVLTIPDNVLQNLRPVGVLNGVPMYDYATPAPPPNTSAPKKRKCRAQQDEDRPYVKKPPNAFMLYLKEQRPKVTAELNIPGSAAVNAVVGQRWKSLSNDQKARYFDQAETERRNHAKEHPAWSTKENYGKKRKRIRLRKESACVHEEEEAQQANHLRMRPTESQPSSSSHSFLTEPHELPQTKPDDSSLPRQQPVCVQLPNTQASPYTPLSQENQVSPASHMNFPEDTSLDSPVAPLQFQTQEAFVTDREEELLSMLEALDPLPITAQSQQPSPTPASPVDASQTASVQPQVDLFQDRDEPICFAEIQEDMWSVLDYLPVSQQANVLSSPDSHNYSTPKRNLICPADSPPSRLASSPVAFTELQSTPPIFCELMKNYDFTIDYWADSN; encoded by the exons ATGAGTTCAGACCCAAACAGCACGAAAATGGACAACAGGGAAGATCTGGAACATAACGTGCCTTGCACTTTTGACAATGTAATGTTTGGGCAAACACCCaaccctccacctcctcctcttttgCCCACTGGAACACCTGTCCTGCCTTGGCCAGCAGCAGAGACTGGGTGGTTTGTTAACAACACCTTCCCGGGATCTTGTCTTCCTGCATCTCAGCAGCAAGGTCCACTCACAGTTGCTCCCACCATTATGAGGCCAGCTTACATGTACAGAGAGCCAGGGACAGATAACCAGGGACAGCTGAGACAACCAGAG ACTAATGTGCTCACAATTCCCGATAACGTGCTCCAGAACCTGCGTCCTGTTGGAGTACT GAACGGTGTACCGATGTATGATTATGCCACTCCTGCTCCTCCACCTAACACCTCCGCTCCAAA AAAAAGAAAGTGCCGAGCCCAGCAGGATGAAGATCGGCCATACGTCAAGAAGCCGCCAAATGCCTTCATGCTCTATCTCAAAGAGCAGAGGCCAAAGGTCACTGCTGAACTCAATATCCCTGGAAGTGCAGCCGTAAATGCAGTGGTGGGACAGAGG TGGAAGTCGCTTTCAAACGACCAGAAAGCCAGATATTTCGACCAGGCTGAAACAGAAAGACGGAATCATGCCAAAGAGCATCCAGCCTGGTCGACCAAAGAAAACTAT ggcaaaaagaggaagagaatcCGACTTAGAAAAG AATCTGCATGTGtacatgaagaagaagaagctcaaCAAGCTAACCACTTGCGTATGAGGCCAACTGAGTCACAgccatcttcttcttctcattcATTTCTGACAGAGCCACATGAGCTGCCACAGACAAAGCCAGATGATAGCAGCCTGCCTCGCCAGCAGCCAGTGTGTGTGCAACTGCCAAACACACAGGCATCACCCTATACACCTCTCTCTCAAGAAAATCAGGTCTCCCCTGCCTCTCACATGAATTTCCCTGAGGACACCTCATTGGACTCCCCTGTTGCACCCCTTCAGTTCCAGACACAGGAGGCCTTTGtcacagacagagaggaagaacTGCTGTCAATGCTGGAAGCGCTTGACCCCCTCCCCATCACTGCACAGTCTCAACAGCCCTCACCCACGCCTGCTTCTCCTGTAGATGCCTCTCAAACTGCATCAGTTCAACCCCAAGTTGATTTATTTCAAGACAGAGATGAGCCCATCTGTTTTGCTGAAATTCAAGAAGACATGTGGTCAGTGCTTGACTACCTCCCCGTCTCTCAGCAGGCTAATGTGCTCTCCTCTCCTGATTCACACAACTACTCGACTCCTAAACGAAATCTCATCTGTCCTGCTGATTCCCCTCCATCCAGATTGGCGTCCTCCCCTGTTGCATTCACTGAATTGCAGTCAACACCCCCCATCTTTTGCGAACTTATGAAAAACTATGATTTCACTATAGACTATTGGGCTGATTCCAACTGA
- the LOC100712479 gene encoding leukocyte elastase inhibitor translates to MASSVPVSKASTAFSLAMLKTLSEEDSTGNIFYSGLSISAALAMLMLGARGSTATQMSEVLGFTEVEKPKPAEEKPTQTQSETSSSSSSLQTPMQTLMQTRMQTRTQMQTQIQQQTRLPGYLRKCLKPQTGEDDVHAKFAKLLTDLNKDDAPYSLSLANRLYGDRSYTFLEEFLKGTKKHYKAELESVDFKENAEEARVHINSWVEKQTRDKIKDLLSQDAVNSLTKLVLVNAIYFKGSWNTQFKEEMTADAQFRLNKNDTKPVKMMHQKSKFPFATIPEANCKILEMPYKGNDLSMLIFLPNDIEDDTTGLEKLEKELTYQNFVDWTRPDMMSPNEVDVKLPRFKMEEKYDLEKILTKMGMEDAFDIYKSDFSGMSPANELIVSKVVHKAFVDVNEEGTEAAAATGVAMEVRSITIPVEFVADHPFIFFIQHKPTKSILFVGRYCSPE, encoded by the exons ATGGCATCATCAGTCCCTGTATCCAAAGCTAGCACTGCCTTCTCTCTGGCTATGCTCAAAACGTTGAGTGAGGAGGACAGCACTGGAAATATCTTCTACTCTGGTCTCAGCATCTCTGCAGCCCTCGCCATGCTGATGCTGGGGGCGAGGGGCAGCACAGCCACACAGATGTCAGAG GTCCTCGGCTTTACTGAGGTTGAAAAACCAAAGCCGGCAGAAGAGAAaccgacacaaacacagtcagaaaCGTCGTCATCATCGTCATCGCTACAGACGCCAATGCAGACGCTGATGCAGACACGGATGCAGACGCGTACGCAGATGCAGACGCAGATTCAGCAGCAAACCAGACTGCCAGGCTATCTGCGCAAG TGTCTGAAACCCCAGACCGGTGAGGATGATGTCCACGCCAAGTTTGCCAAACTACTAACTGATCTGAACAAGGATGATGCTCCATACTCCCTCAGTCTTGCCAACAGACTTTATGGGGATCGGTCCTACACGTTTCTCGAG GAATTTTTAAAAGGCACCAAAAAGCATTATAAAGCTGAGCTCGAGTCTGTGGACTTCAAAGAAAATGCAGAGGAGGCCAGGGTCCACATCAACAGCTGGGTGGAGAAGCAGACACGAG ATAAAATCAAGGACTTGCTAAGCCAGGATGCAGTGAATAGCCTGACGAAGCTGGTTCTCGTGAATGCCATTTACTTCAAGGGCAGCTGGAACACGCAGTTTAAGGAGGAGATGACTGCTGATGCGCAGTTTCGACTGAACAAG AACGACACTAAGCCGGTGAAGATGATGCACCAGAAAAGTAAATTTCCTTTTGCAACCATTCCTGAGGCCAACTGCAAG ATTCTTGAGATGCCCTATAAAGGAAATGACCTCAGCATGCTCATATTCCTGCCTAATGACATAGAAGATGATACCACAGGCTTGGAAAAG CTGGAGAAGGAGCTGACCTATCAGAACTTTGTGGACTGGACTCGCCCAGACATGATGAGCCCCAACGAGGTTGATGTCAAGCTCCCTCGATTCAAGATGGAGGAGAAGTATGACTTGGAGAAAATCCTGACCAAAATGGGAATGGAGGACGCTTTTGATATCTACAAGAGTGACTTCTCTG GAATGTCTCCAGCAAATGAGCTGATAGTGTCCAAAGTTGTCCACAAGGCTTTCGTGGATGTAAATGAAGAAGGAActgaggctgctgctgccactggGGTTGCCATGGAAGTCCGCTCTATAACGATTCCCGTTGAGTTTGTTGCCGACCATCCCTTCATCTTCTTCATCCAACATAAACCCACCAAGAGCATTCTCTTTGTGGGCCGGTACTGCTCACCCGAGTAA
- the snx16 gene encoding sorting nexin-16 isoform X1: protein MASPFVPVPVPMDRALSRGSNKLRRAQRASSLGSVSSSSESSSSIARMAGEEHGGVGCRELDSQRQSRCADRGGRSRTPPPLQSPVTRAKLNGTLEPSVEYSSCPRSISDPAGSQQVEERPITPTVLGYEVMEERAKFTVYKILVRKTLDESWVVFRRYTDFSRLNDKLKEMFPGFRLSLPPKRWFKDNYDSNFLEDRQLGLQAFLQNLVAHKDIANCLQVREFLCLDDPPGPFDSLEESRAFCETLEESNYRLQKELLEKQKEIASLKRRLEEREQAILLLEKHINDECVSPESPCRLSAQGSESSADADVESSAAEADQDIPEDTGGRCEVQPVRSSACWCGPSLSVSPPVIQVTQLYHKNSEH, encoded by the exons ATGGCATCACCTTTTGTGCCTGTTCCTGTGCCCATGGACAGAGCCTTGTCACGTGGTAGCAACAAGCTGAGACGAGCGCAGCGAGCTTCATCTCTGGGAAGCGTCTCCAGCAGCTCAGAGTCTTCGTCTTCAATCGCCAGGATGGCTGGGGAGGAACATGGGGGAGTCGGATGCAGAGAATTAGATTCCCAACGTCAGTCTCGCTGTGCGGACAGGGGTGGCCGCAGCCGAACGCCCCCACCCCTTCAAAGCCCTGTGACACGGGCCAAGTTGAATGGAACTCTGGAGCCGTCTGTCGAATACTCGAGCTGTCCGCGATCTATATCGGATCCTGCTGGGAGCCAGCAAGTTGAGGAGAGGCCTATCACCCCCACTGTGCTGGGGTATGAGGTCATGGAGGAGAGGGCCAAGTTCACG GTGTATAAGATCCTGGTGAGAAAGACTCTGGATGAGAGCTGGGTTGTTTTCAGAAGATACACTGACTTCTCCAGACTCAATGACAAG CTGAAGGAGATGTTTCCAGGCTTCCGCCTCTCACTGCCTCCTAAGCGCTGGTTCAAAGACAACTATGACAGCAACTTCCTGGAAGACAGACAGCTAGGACTGCAAGCTTTTTTGCAAAACTTGGTTGCCCACAAGGACATCGCCAACTG CCTGCAAGTGAGAGAGTTTCTGTGTCTCGATGATCCACCTGGGCCTTTTGACAGTCTGGAGGAGAGCAGG GCGTTCTGTGAGACTCTGGAGGAGAGCAACTATCGTCTTCAGAAGGAGCTGCTAGAGAAGCAAAAGGAGATTGCCTCCCTAAAGAGGAGGCTGGAGGAGAGGGAGCAAGCCATTCTACTATTGGAAAAGCATATCAA CGATGAGTGTGTTAGTCCAGAGTCTCCATGTCGGCTGTCAGCTCAGGGCAGTGAGAGCAGTGCAGATGCAGATGTGGAGTCATCTGCTGCAGAGGCCGATCAGGACATCCCTGAAGACACCGG TGGCAGGTGTGAGGTCCAGCCCGTGCGATCCTCTGCCTGTTGGTGCGGTCCGTCGCTCAGCGTCTCTCCTCCCGTCATCCAGGTCACTCAGCTCTACCACAAGAACTCAGAACACTAA
- the snx16 gene encoding sorting nexin-16 isoform X3 gives MASPFVPVPVPMDRALSRGSNKLRRAQRASSLGSVSSSSESSSSIARMAGEEHGGVGCRELDSQRQSRCADRGGRSRTPPPLQSPVTRAKLNGTLEPSVEYSSCPRSISDPAGSQQVEERPITPTVLGYEVMEERAKFTVYKILVRKTLDESWVVFRRYTDFSRLNDKLKEMFPGFRLSLPPKRWFKDNYDSNFLEDRQLGLQAFLQNLVAHKDIANCLQVREFLCLDDPPGPFDSLEESRAFCETLEESNYRLQKELLEKQKEIASLKRRLEEREQAILLLEKHINDECVSPESPCRLSAQGSESSADADVESSAAEADQDIPEDTGAAPM, from the exons ATGGCATCACCTTTTGTGCCTGTTCCTGTGCCCATGGACAGAGCCTTGTCACGTGGTAGCAACAAGCTGAGACGAGCGCAGCGAGCTTCATCTCTGGGAAGCGTCTCCAGCAGCTCAGAGTCTTCGTCTTCAATCGCCAGGATGGCTGGGGAGGAACATGGGGGAGTCGGATGCAGAGAATTAGATTCCCAACGTCAGTCTCGCTGTGCGGACAGGGGTGGCCGCAGCCGAACGCCCCCACCCCTTCAAAGCCCTGTGACACGGGCCAAGTTGAATGGAACTCTGGAGCCGTCTGTCGAATACTCGAGCTGTCCGCGATCTATATCGGATCCTGCTGGGAGCCAGCAAGTTGAGGAGAGGCCTATCACCCCCACTGTGCTGGGGTATGAGGTCATGGAGGAGAGGGCCAAGTTCACG GTGTATAAGATCCTGGTGAGAAAGACTCTGGATGAGAGCTGGGTTGTTTTCAGAAGATACACTGACTTCTCCAGACTCAATGACAAG CTGAAGGAGATGTTTCCAGGCTTCCGCCTCTCACTGCCTCCTAAGCGCTGGTTCAAAGACAACTATGACAGCAACTTCCTGGAAGACAGACAGCTAGGACTGCAAGCTTTTTTGCAAAACTTGGTTGCCCACAAGGACATCGCCAACTG CCTGCAAGTGAGAGAGTTTCTGTGTCTCGATGATCCACCTGGGCCTTTTGACAGTCTGGAGGAGAGCAGG GCGTTCTGTGAGACTCTGGAGGAGAGCAACTATCGTCTTCAGAAGGAGCTGCTAGAGAAGCAAAAGGAGATTGCCTCCCTAAAGAGGAGGCTGGAGGAGAGGGAGCAAGCCATTCTACTATTGGAAAAGCATATCAA CGATGAGTGTGTTAGTCCAGAGTCTCCATGTCGGCTGTCAGCTCAGGGCAGTGAGAGCAGTGCAGATGCAGATGTGGAGTCATCTGCTGCAGAGGCCGATCAGGACATCCCTGAAGACACCGG CGCTGCCCCAATGTGA
- the snx16 gene encoding sorting nexin-16 isoform X2 — protein MASPFVPVPVPMDRALSRGSNKLRRAQRASSLGSVSSSSESSSSIARMAGEEHGGVGCRELDSQRQSRCADRGGRSRTPPPLQSPVTRAKLNGTLEPSVEYSSCPRSISDPAGSQQVEERPITPTVLGYEVMEERAKFTVYKILVRKTLDESWVVFRRYTDFSRLNDKLKEMFPGFRLSLPPKRWFKDNYDSNFLEDRQLGLQAFLQNLVAHKDIANCLQVREFLCLDDPPGPFDSLEESRAFCETLEESNYRLQKELLEKQKEIASLKRRLEEREQAILLLEKHINDECVSPESPCRLSAQGSESSADADVESSAAEADQDIPEDTGSAAPM, from the exons ATGGCATCACCTTTTGTGCCTGTTCCTGTGCCCATGGACAGAGCCTTGTCACGTGGTAGCAACAAGCTGAGACGAGCGCAGCGAGCTTCATCTCTGGGAAGCGTCTCCAGCAGCTCAGAGTCTTCGTCTTCAATCGCCAGGATGGCTGGGGAGGAACATGGGGGAGTCGGATGCAGAGAATTAGATTCCCAACGTCAGTCTCGCTGTGCGGACAGGGGTGGCCGCAGCCGAACGCCCCCACCCCTTCAAAGCCCTGTGACACGGGCCAAGTTGAATGGAACTCTGGAGCCGTCTGTCGAATACTCGAGCTGTCCGCGATCTATATCGGATCCTGCTGGGAGCCAGCAAGTTGAGGAGAGGCCTATCACCCCCACTGTGCTGGGGTATGAGGTCATGGAGGAGAGGGCCAAGTTCACG GTGTATAAGATCCTGGTGAGAAAGACTCTGGATGAGAGCTGGGTTGTTTTCAGAAGATACACTGACTTCTCCAGACTCAATGACAAG CTGAAGGAGATGTTTCCAGGCTTCCGCCTCTCACTGCCTCCTAAGCGCTGGTTCAAAGACAACTATGACAGCAACTTCCTGGAAGACAGACAGCTAGGACTGCAAGCTTTTTTGCAAAACTTGGTTGCCCACAAGGACATCGCCAACTG CCTGCAAGTGAGAGAGTTTCTGTGTCTCGATGATCCACCTGGGCCTTTTGACAGTCTGGAGGAGAGCAGG GCGTTCTGTGAGACTCTGGAGGAGAGCAACTATCGTCTTCAGAAGGAGCTGCTAGAGAAGCAAAAGGAGATTGCCTCCCTAAAGAGGAGGCTGGAGGAGAGGGAGCAAGCCATTCTACTATTGGAAAAGCATATCAA CGATGAGTGTGTTAGTCCAGAGTCTCCATGTCGGCTGTCAGCTCAGGGCAGTGAGAGCAGTGCAGATGCAGATGTGGAGTCATCTGCTGCAGAGGCCGATCAGGACATCCCTGAAGACACCGG CAGCGCTGCCCCAATGTGA